The Gymnodinialimonas sp. 57CJ19 genome includes a window with the following:
- a CDS encoding extracellular solute-binding protein — MKKTTLLTSAIALAFALPATAQDLTVFDYSGFENPSFHQPFVDAHGAPEFVFFGDEDEAFQRLLAGFQSDVTHICAGSVPRWQASGIIEAWDTDQIAAFATLNADLVGQDVLAGSEELFFLPTDYGSTAVAYNADELSADDVTSLEIFNNPAYAGRLSIPDNVDDAYALAYLATGVTDWSDVTDAEFDAATAWLRGIHGNLRTYWTDPAEISQLVGSGEVLAAWVWNEVPVAMAEEGFNVGFSRNTTEGSSVWLCGYVNMVEGTADESLAYDYVNAVLSDASAGPLLNDGFGSANDAALQALGTEAMEAAGLGEVTVPVLAQLPISNEQRERQAEAFERIKAGF, encoded by the coding sequence ATGAAAAAAACTACCCTTCTCACCTCTGCAATCGCTCTGGCGTTTGCCTTGCCTGCCACGGCTCAGGACCTGACGGTCTTTGACTATTCGGGATTTGAGAACCCGTCTTTCCATCAACCTTTCGTGGATGCCCATGGCGCGCCGGAGTTTGTCTTCTTCGGCGACGAAGATGAAGCATTCCAACGGCTTCTGGCCGGGTTTCAGTCCGATGTAACCCACATTTGTGCGGGCTCCGTGCCGCGCTGGCAGGCCTCGGGCATTATTGAGGCGTGGGATACGGACCAGATCGCCGCATTCGCCACGTTGAACGCGGACCTTGTGGGCCAAGACGTTTTGGCGGGCAGCGAAGAGCTGTTCTTCTTGCCGACGGATTATGGCTCTACCGCTGTGGCGTACAACGCGGATGAGCTGTCGGCGGATGATGTGACCTCGCTTGAGATCTTCAACAACCCCGCCTATGCGGGCCGCCTGTCGATCCCCGACAACGTGGACGACGCCTATGCGCTGGCCTATCTGGCCACCGGCGTGACCGATTGGTCCGACGTGACCGACGCCGAGTTTGACGCCGCCACCGCTTGGCTGCGGGGCATTCACGGCAACCTGCGCACCTATTGGACGGACCCTGCCGAGATCAGCCAACTGGTTGGTTCCGGCGAAGTCCTGGCCGCCTGGGTCTGGAACGAAGTGCCGGTCGCAATGGCCGAAGAAGGCTTCAACGTCGGATTTTCGCGCAACACGACGGAAGGCTCCTCTGTGTGGCTTTGCGGCTATGTGAACATGGTCGAAGGCACCGCTGACGAGAGCTTGGCCTATGATTACGTGAACGCCGTGCTTTCCGACGCCTCCGCTGGTCCTTTGCTGAACGACGGGTTCGGCTCGGCCAATGACGCAGCCCTGCAAGCTTTGGGAACCGAAGCAATGGAAGCCGCAGGTCTGGGCGAAGTGACGGTGCCGGTTCTGGCGCAATTGCCAATTTCCAATGAACAGCGTGAGCGTCAAGCCGAAGCGTTCGAGCGGATCAAGGCGGGCTTCTAA
- the acuI gene encoding acryloyl-CoA reductase: MTFNALIVEKNDEGKTSASVQAITEDRLPDGNVTVAVEYSTLNYKDGLCVGPGGGLVRNYPHVPGIDLSGTVEASDDARYSVGDKVVLTGWRVGEMHWGGYSQKARVNADWLVPLPDGLTTRQAMAVGTAGFTAMLAVMALEDHGLTTGNGEVLVTGAAGGVGSVATAILAARGHEVAAVTGRPETGDYLKSLGAARIVAREELNETTKRPLEAETWAGCVDAVGGDMLARVLGQMKYGASVSAVGLAGGAGLPATVIPFLLRGVNLLGIDSVMQPYENRVRAWAAIAKDLPMDKLEAMVEPATLADLPELGRAILKGGVRGRVVVDVNA; encoded by the coding sequence ATGACGTTCAACGCTTTGATCGTAGAAAAGAATGATGAGGGCAAGACCAGCGCCTCGGTCCAAGCCATCACTGAAGATCGGCTGCCCGACGGCAATGTGACAGTCGCGGTGGAGTATTCCACCCTCAACTACAAGGACGGCCTTTGCGTCGGCCCCGGTGGCGGTCTGGTCCGCAATTACCCGCACGTGCCGGGCATCGACTTGAGCGGCACCGTGGAAGCCTCTGACGACGCACGTTATTCTGTCGGCGACAAGGTGGTGCTGACCGGTTGGCGCGTGGGCGAAATGCACTGGGGCGGCTATTCCCAAAAGGCCCGCGTGAATGCCGATTGGCTCGTACCTTTGCCGGATGGTCTGACAACACGTCAGGCAATGGCCGTGGGGACCGCTGGGTTCACTGCGATGTTGGCCGTGATGGCGCTGGAAGATCACGGCCTAACCACTGGAAATGGCGAGGTTTTGGTGACGGGCGCGGCCGGCGGCGTAGGCTCTGTCGCCACGGCGATCCTTGCGGCTCGCGGGCACGAGGTTGCAGCAGTCACGGGGCGGCCCGAGACGGGGGATTACCTCAAATCCCTTGGTGCCGCCCGCATCGTCGCCCGAGAGGAGCTGAACGAGACCACCAAGCGCCCGCTGGAGGCCGAAACATGGGCCGGTTGCGTGGATGCCGTGGGGGGCGACATGCTGGCGCGGGTTCTGGGACAGATGAAATATGGCGCTTCGGTTTCTGCCGTCGGTCTTGCAGGTGGCGCGGGGCTTCCGGCGACGGTGATTCCGTTCCTTCTGCGTGGCGTGAACCTTCTGGGCATAGACTCGGTCATGCAGCCCTATGAAAACCGCGTCCGCGCGTGGGCGGCGATTGCCAAAGACCTGCCGATGGACAAGCTGGAAGCAATGGTGGAGCCCGCCACGCTCGCCGACTTGCCAGAGCTTGGCCGCGCCATCCTGAAAGGCGGCGTTCGGGGCCGTGTGGTCGTGGATGTGAATGCCTGA
- a CDS encoding DUF6356 family protein, producing MIRRVFLDHPADVDESYLEHMAFAGKFSVKLFAAAGAAAVHALIPCLFEKTASKLIAEMYAKTHNRGA from the coding sequence ATGATCCGCCGCGTATTCCTCGACCATCCCGCAGACGTTGACGAAAGCTATCTTGAGCATATGGCTTTCGCCGGAAAGTTCAGCGTTAAACTATTTGCCGCCGCCGGTGCTGCCGCGGTCCACGCGCTGATCCCTTGCCTGTTTGAAAAGACCGCCAGCAAGTTGATCGCCGAGATGTATGCCAAGACCCACAACCGAGGCGCGTGA
- a CDS encoding VOC family protein codes for MSQSRRAISFVATAMPDLAEAFYSDTLGLTLTEKSPYALAFADGDAVLRVQIVQTFTPAPYTSHGWEVPDIAQEVADLTSKGVAFERFEPLNHDAMGVWTTPDGHRIAWFKDPDGNILSLTQRA; via the coding sequence ATGTCCCAATCCCGGCGCGCAATCTCTTTCGTAGCAACGGCCATGCCCGATCTGGCAGAGGCGTTTTACAGCGATACTCTCGGGCTGACGCTGACCGAAAAGTCGCCCTATGCCTTGGCTTTTGCGGACGGCGACGCGGTTTTGCGGGTACAGATCGTCCAGACCTTCACGCCCGCGCCCTACACTTCCCACGGGTGGGAGGTTCCTGATATCGCGCAGGAGGTGGCGGATCTGACTTCCAAAGGTGTGGCGTTCGAGCGTTTTGAGCCGCTGAATCATGACGCGATGGGGGTGTGGACAACGCCCGATGGACACCGGATCGCTTGGTTCAAGGATCCCGATGGCAACATCCTTTCCCTGACGCAGCGTGCGTGA
- a CDS encoding methyltransferase domain-containing protein, with protein sequence MASSEFALFMGQLLRRPHQIVALAPSSAVLCAEMTRELDPTRGPVVELGAGTGSITKAILDAGIAPENCHSIEMNPGFCDRLRSRFPGLNVHQMSAGECGTLPLSGVQAVVSGLPLLSMSTKLQRDILSGFAKLVAPGGDYVQFTYGPKPPVTKAVRDELGLTWRKSHKIWWNMPPARVYRFSQE encoded by the coding sequence ATGGCCTCCAGTGAATTCGCGCTCTTCATGGGGCAATTGCTGCGGCGGCCCCATCAAATAGTGGCCCTCGCCCCCTCCTCTGCCGTGCTGTGCGCCGAAATGACACGTGAGCTTGACCCCACCAGAGGCCCGGTAGTGGAGCTGGGGGCTGGCACAGGCAGTATCACCAAGGCCATTCTGGATGCCGGGATTGCGCCGGAGAATTGCCATTCGATCGAGATGAACCCGGGATTTTGCGACCGCCTCCGGTCTCGGTTTCCCGGCTTGAACGTCCATCAGATGAGCGCGGGCGAGTGCGGCACCCTGCCCCTGAGTGGTGTGCAGGCGGTGGTGTCGGGGCTGCCGCTGCTGTCGATGTCCACAAAGTTGCAACGCGATATCTTAAGCGGGTTTGCCAAGCTGGTCGCGCCCGGCGGCGACTATGTACAGTTCACCTATGGCCCCAAGCCCCCCGTGACCAAAGCGGTGCGTGATGAATTGGGCCTCACATGGCGCAAAAGCCACAAGATTTGGTGGAACATGCCCCCCGCGCGCGTGTATCGTTTTTCCCAAGAGTAA
- a CDS encoding dimethylsulfoniopropionate demethylase, giving the protein MALISPSRRLRRTPFSDGVEASGCKAYTVYNRMLLPTVFRSVEEDYHHLKSAVQLWDVSVERQVEIRGPDAGRLVQMLTPRDLRGMLPGQCYYMPVVDETGGMLNDPVLLKLAEDRWWISIADSDLLYWVKGVAQGYRLDVLVDEPDVSPLAVQGPQADALMAHVFGDAVRDIRFFRFGWFEFQGHDIVVARSGYSKQGGFEIYVEGWDIGMPLWNALMEAGRDLDVHAGCPNGIERIEGGLLSFGNDMTDDNTPHECGLGKFCNTATAVGCIGRDALLRVAKEGPVQQIRPIAIDTDTLPPCDRVWPLMAGKKRVGQVTSAAYSPDFQEGVAIGMVRMTHWDAGTQLHVLTPNGLMPAEVRDGFWI; this is encoded by the coding sequence ATGGCCCTGATCTCTCCGTCGCGCCGTCTGCGTCGTACCCCGTTTTCCGACGGGGTCGAGGCCAGCGGCTGCAAAGCCTACACCGTTTATAACCGTATGCTTCTGCCCACGGTGTTCCGGTCGGTGGAAGAGGATTACCACCACCTGAAATCTGCCGTGCAGCTGTGGGACGTATCGGTGGAACGTCAGGTTGAAATTCGCGGCCCCGATGCAGGGCGCTTGGTGCAAATGCTCACGCCCCGGGACCTGCGCGGCATGCTGCCGGGGCAATGCTACTACATGCCTGTGGTGGACGAGACAGGGGGGATGCTGAACGATCCGGTCTTGTTGAAGCTGGCCGAGGATCGCTGGTGGATCTCCATCGCGGACAGTGACCTTCTGTATTGGGTCAAGGGCGTGGCACAGGGCTACCGCTTGGATGTTCTGGTGGACGAACCCGATGTCTCTCCGCTTGCGGTGCAGGGCCCTCAGGCGGATGCGCTGATGGCCCATGTCTTTGGCGACGCCGTGCGTGATATCCGCTTCTTCCGCTTTGGTTGGTTCGAATTTCAGGGCCACGACATTGTTGTCGCGCGGTCGGGCTACTCCAAGCAGGGCGGGTTCGAGATTTACGTTGAGGGCTGGGATATCGGAATGCCCCTTTGGAACGCGCTGATGGAGGCGGGGCGCGATCTGGATGTTCACGCCGGATGCCCCAACGGGATTGAGCGGATCGAGGGCGGCTTGCTTAGCTTCGGCAACGACATGACCGATGACAACACCCCCCACGAATGCGGCCTCGGCAAATTCTGCAACACGGCCACTGCGGTGGGTTGCATCGGCCGCGACGCGCTGTTGCGGGTGGCGAAAGAGGGGCCGGTGCAGCAAATCCGCCCCATAGCAATTGATACCGATACCCTTCCGCCATGCGACCGGGTTTGGCCGCTGATGGCTGGAAAGAAGCGCGTGGGGCAAGTGACCTCTGCCGCCTATAGCCCGGATTTCCAGGAAGGCGTGGCGATTGGCATGGTCCGCATGACCCATTGGGACGCGGGGACGCAGTTGCATGTGCTGACCCCGAATGGGTTAATGCCAGCCGAAGTGCGCGACGGTTTTTGGATTTGA
- a CDS encoding GntR family transcriptional regulator: MSKHNAASIADALRKRICLEPPTASPVLHEQALAEEFSVSRTPVRQALQRLAYERLVEVRSGVGTVVSPLDESRRDLDIELAFSLLRVGADIEGDKPLSVEANAYIVALERQVSTTEAIDLETNFKIRATSLAVISQEMSSDILAEALKAALWRLFRWRIAEAAQSSDGKDSRLPEVMERMANATRIGTVRALLEAQLP, encoded by the coding sequence TTGTCAAAACACAACGCCGCGTCTATCGCAGATGCGCTGCGCAAGCGCATTTGCCTCGAACCGCCCACCGCCAGCCCGGTGTTGCATGAACAGGCGCTTGCTGAGGAGTTCAGCGTTTCACGTACTCCCGTGCGGCAGGCGTTGCAGCGTCTGGCCTATGAACGCTTGGTCGAAGTACGCTCGGGCGTGGGCACGGTGGTGTCGCCGCTGGATGAATCGCGCCGCGATCTCGACATCGAGCTTGCCTTTTCGCTGCTGCGGGTCGGTGCAGATATCGAGGGCGACAAGCCCCTGTCGGTTGAAGCAAACGCCTATATCGTTGCTTTGGAACGGCAGGTCAGCACCACCGAGGCCATTGACCTTGAAACCAACTTCAAGATCCGCGCCACCTCTCTGGCGGTAATTAGCCAGGAGATGTCCAGTGACATTCTGGCCGAGGCGTTGAAAGCCGCGCTGTGGCGTTTGTTCCGCTGGCGGATCGCAGAGGCGGCGCAATCGTCCGACGGCAAGGACAGCCGCCTACCCGAAGTGATGGAGCGCATGGCCAATGCCACCCGGATCGGCACCGTACGTGCGCTTTTGGAGGCACAACTGCCCTAA
- a CDS encoding ClpXP protease specificity-enhancing factor SspB, translated as MSDTPPSIPYGRLMHEAVCGVIREVLNRVASDGLPGEHHFFITFDTRHPDVGLADWLRERYPEEMMIVIQNWYDDLVVNQDGIAITLNFGDAPERLEIPFDAIATFVDPSVEFGWRFEQSDDEDGDDDPTPPFGGPDDSDDKTGDDGDSQTQEAEVVSLDTFRRNH; from the coding sequence ATGTCTGATACCCCTCCTTCCATCCCCTATGGCCGCCTTATGCACGAGGCCGTCTGCGGCGTGATCCGAGAGGTCTTGAACCGCGTTGCCAGCGATGGTCTGCCCGGAGAGCACCATTTTTTCATTACCTTCGATACCCGCCACCCCGATGTGGGGCTGGCCGATTGGCTGCGCGAAAGATACCCCGAAGAGATGATGATCGTGATCCAGAACTGGTACGACGATCTGGTGGTCAACCAAGACGGCATTGCCATCACCCTCAACTTCGGTGACGCGCCGGAGCGGTTGGAAATCCCATTCGATGCCATTGCGACCTTCGTGGACCCGTCGGTGGAGTTTGGCTGGCGGTTCGAGCAGTCTGATGATGAAGACGGGGACGATGATCCCACGCCGCCCTTCGGCGGGCCGGACGATTCCGATGATAAAACGGGCGATGACGGCGACAGCCAAACGCAAGAGGCAGAGGTTGTGAGCCTCGATACGTTCCGACGCAATCATTAG
- a CDS encoding DUF2182 domain-containing protein: MTHTIKSALWLGFFTVILVSWVVLYQMSTGMGLDLIGRPAMDMPMAQSAAEDMGGMDMPSMEEGSPPAAGAQEVPAAVEQEAPAAGEMAMPMAMEGMDMADMDMGNMDMSAMTRFGPLFGMWSIMMAAMMLPTLVPTLTNYDRLIASADGTRAGWLGVLAGYSIVWIGVAALFAVTQILLLRAGLIDMMGIASNTWIAGSLLLAVGAFQFTRAKEVCHGVCHAPMTYFLGHWKTGFRGGIRMGMGLGVFCAGCCWGFMALGFVGGMMSLLWMGLATLFMVLEKLPQIGHYVTKPLGGALIIGGLGVLAYPFIAG; encoded by the coding sequence ATGACCCACACGATCAAATCCGCCCTCTGGCTTGGGTTTTTCACGGTCATTTTGGTGTCTTGGGTCGTTTTGTACCAGATGAGCACCGGCATGGGCCTCGACCTGATCGGCCGCCCCGCGATGGACATGCCCATGGCACAGAGCGCCGCCGAGGACATGGGCGGCATGGATATGCCGAGCATGGAGGAGGGTTCCCCGCCCGCCGCAGGCGCACAAGAGGTACCCGCCGCAGTTGAACAAGAGGCACCCGCCGCAGGCGAGATGGCTATGCCCATGGCGATGGAAGGCATGGATATGGCCGATATGGATATGGGCAACATGGATATGTCGGCCATGACCCGCTTCGGCCCCTTGTTTGGCATGTGGTCGATCATGATGGCCGCGATGATGTTGCCCACCCTTGTGCCAACCCTGACAAACTACGACCGCCTGATCGCCTCGGCCGATGGGACGCGGGCCGGATGGCTTGGGGTGCTTGCTGGCTATTCCATCGTCTGGATCGGGGTCGCCGCGCTGTTTGCTGTCACGCAGATCCTGCTGCTGCGTGCGGGGCTGATTGATATGATGGGCATCGCCTCCAACACATGGATCGCCGGTAGCCTTCTGCTCGCCGTAGGCGCGTTCCAGTTCACCCGCGCGAAAGAGGTCTGCCACGGCGTCTGCCACGCCCCCATGACTTACTTCCTCGGCCATTGGAAAACCGGGTTCCGGGGCGGCATCCGTATGGGGATGGGCCTTGGCGTGTTCTGCGCGGGCTGCTGCTGGGGCTTCATGGCCCTGGGGTTTGTGGGCGGCATGATGAGCCTTCTCTGGATGGGCCTCGCCACGCTTTTCATGGTCCTCGAGAAACTGCCCCAAATCGGGCATTATGTAACCAAGCCCCTTGGGGGTGCACTGATTATCGGCGGATTGGGCGTGCTCGCCTATCCGTTCATCGCTGGATAG
- a CDS encoding Hint domain-containing protein, protein MVSSTDTQSGSDSGTINGIDVGLTATLPAYATDSFEVGADITTGASTQDINVALVIDTSGSTANSSGSDVDGDGVNDTFLEAEKLAAKQVFQSLMDAGYAPEDVTITLIEYNSNGNTLGHFNLNEQSAFDAAVDGLTAGGGTNFEQGLDEVVDAWRATTTDGNADDNPESEVTSNDNNLVLFLSDGRSNRGNPNSEVNELENEFDADITAIGIGSGAVLGQLNALDNTGGADKITDLTQLEALITAPPPLPELNYVEIVVNGVVLETIPADDPRIVETPLGLRIDCAEVTGYPYNVGDSLDVEVRAVFEPTGEALSVSGFAVPLFVCFTRGTHILTPAGQRAVEDLSVGDRIVTRDHGVQAIRWIGATHLPAAALAVRPDLRPIRIKAGALGPDTPMRDLCLSRQHRVLVRDWRADLLFGSPEGVLTPAFTLVNDRDIRVDDGGAEGVEYFHIAFDTHEVIYSEGLETESFHPASDTVSVLSEPQREELYAIFPELEDGIADMPAARVGLKGRDGHALNTRRIRMTAAE, encoded by the coding sequence ATGGTTTCGTCTACCGATACACAGTCCGGGTCCGACTCCGGCACTATAAACGGGATCGACGTGGGCCTGACCGCGACGCTGCCGGCCTATGCCACCGATAGCTTTGAAGTTGGCGCTGACATCACAACCGGCGCCTCGACGCAGGACATCAACGTGGCCCTGGTGATTGATACATCAGGCTCTACCGCGAACAGCTCTGGCTCTGATGTGGACGGGGACGGCGTGAACGACACGTTTCTGGAGGCCGAGAAACTGGCCGCCAAACAGGTGTTCCAATCCCTGATGGATGCAGGCTACGCCCCCGAAGACGTGACCATCACGCTGATCGAATACAACAGCAACGGCAACACTCTGGGTCATTTCAACCTGAACGAGCAGAGCGCGTTCGACGCGGCCGTCGATGGCCTGACGGCGGGTGGCGGCACCAACTTCGAGCAGGGCTTGGACGAGGTCGTGGATGCATGGCGCGCCACGACGACCGATGGCAATGCCGACGACAACCCGGAAAGCGAAGTCACCTCGAACGACAACAACCTTGTGCTGTTCCTGTCTGACGGGCGCTCCAACCGGGGCAATCCCAACAGCGAAGTGAACGAGCTGGAGAACGAGTTTGACGCCGACATAACCGCCATCGGCATTGGCTCGGGCGCGGTGCTGGGGCAGTTGAATGCTCTCGACAACACGGGCGGGGCCGACAAGATCACTGACCTGACGCAGCTAGAGGCGTTGATAACCGCGCCCCCACCGCTGCCGGAATTGAACTACGTGGAAATCGTGGTGAACGGCGTCGTGCTGGAAACCATCCCTGCCGATGATCCGCGTATCGTCGAGACGCCCCTGGGTCTGCGCATAGATTGCGCCGAGGTCACGGGCTATCCCTACAATGTGGGGGACTCGTTGGATGTAGAAGTCCGCGCGGTCTTCGAGCCCACGGGCGAGGCGCTGAGCGTTAGCGGTTTTGCTGTGCCGCTGTTCGTTTGCTTTACACGAGGCACCCATATTCTGACCCCAGCCGGGCAACGGGCGGTTGAAGACCTGAGCGTCGGCGACCGGATCGTGACCCGTGACCACGGCGTTCAGGCGATCCGCTGGATTGGCGCCACTCATTTGCCCGCCGCAGCACTGGCCGTGCGCCCCGATCTGCGCCCGATCCGCATCAAAGCGGGCGCATTGGGCCCGGACACGCCGATGCGCGACCTGTGCTTGTCGCGTCAGCATCGGGTCTTGGTCCGCGATTGGCGAGCGGATCTGTTGTTTGGTAGCCCCGAAGGCGTCCTGACGCCCGCGTTTACCTTGGTGAACGACCGCGACATCCGCGTCGATGACGGCGGGGCCGAGGGCGTGGAATACTTCCACATCGCCTTTGACACCCACGAAGTGATTTATTCCGAAGGTCTGGAGACCGAAAGCTTCCACCCGGCCTCGGATACGGTCTCTGTCCTGAGCGAGCCTCAGCGGGAGGAGCTTTATGCGATTTTCCCTGAACTCGAAGACGGCATCGCCGACATGCCCGCCGCCCGTGTGGGCCTGAAGGGCCGTGACGGTCACGCGCTGAACACGCGCCGCATTCGGATGACTGCTGCAGAGTAG
- a CDS encoding GntR family transcriptional regulator: MKIDPNSKADLSAQIATAIRDAIISGALIVDERLPSEAELSETFKVSRSTVREALKRLAAQSLIRTQRGAFGGAFVNRLSYEDAYGQHITTSTLLLGMNDVAFDTACEARFALERACADLSAKRRTADHLATMRVETLRQGQPGLSDEAFCASDVAFHRALVDGADNPVMSYQLAGAVEAMQPLMNMITFTARNREEIVRLHTCIADAAEARDGTAVSEALAKLESYTKTLAQSVFAARAQTAAK, translated from the coding sequence ATGAAAATCGACCCAAACAGCAAAGCCGACCTATCGGCGCAGATTGCCACGGCGATCCGGGATGCGATCATCTCGGGCGCGTTGATCGTGGACGAGCGCTTGCCGTCAGAGGCGGAACTGTCTGAAACCTTTAAGGTGTCTCGATCGACGGTGCGCGAGGCGCTGAAGCGGCTTGCAGCGCAATCGCTTATCCGCACACAACGGGGCGCCTTTGGCGGGGCTTTCGTGAACCGTCTGTCCTATGAGGACGCCTATGGCCAACATATCACCACTTCGACCCTGCTGTTGGGAATGAACGACGTGGCTTTCGACACTGCCTGCGAGGCGCGTTTTGCGTTGGAGCGGGCCTGCGCCGATCTGTCTGCCAAACGGCGCACGGCCGATCATCTGGCCACGATGCGGGTGGAGACGCTGCGCCAAGGGCAGCCGGGCCTGAGCGACGAGGCGTTTTGCGCCTCGGACGTGGCGTTTCACCGGGCCTTGGTGGACGGGGCCGACAATCCGGTGATGTCCTACCAACTGGCGGGCGCGGTGGAGGCGATGCAACCGTTGATGAACATGATCACCTTCACCGCCCGTAACCGCGAAGAGATCGTGCGCTTGCATACCTGCATCGCCGACGCGGCCGAAGCCCGCGACGGCACGGCGGTATCAGAGGCCTTGGCGAAGCTGGAAAGCTACACCAAGACCCTTGCGCAATCGGTCTTTGCCGCCCGCGCCCAAACCGCCGCCAAGTAA
- a CDS encoding DUF1326 domain-containing protein codes for MSLKKRPDADRLAVSQRIDQRMENPKRRKITPRDWAIKGELILNCSCTVFCPCVVSLGKHEPTEGDCKAWMGIAIDEGHFEGEDLSGLNVGLMVYIPGRMADGGWQVAAYVDDRASGKAYQGLLEIFSGAAGGTTGLFTLLVSDIVNAEREKVEITRDGNKRGLFVGKKIQGEVQMLDGGNPDHPVMITNSKYWMGPDIIAAKGLKSRVRDFGKMWDFSGKSAEICPIDWSGSAGGKR; via the coding sequence ATGAGCCTCAAGAAACGACCCGACGCCGACCGTCTTGCCGTCAGTCAACGCATTGATCAGCGGATGGAAAACCCCAAACGCCGCAAGATCACGCCGCGCGATTGGGCGATCAAGGGCGAGTTGATCCTAAACTGCTCGTGCACCGTATTCTGCCCCTGTGTCGTATCCTTGGGCAAACACGAACCGACCGAGGGTGACTGCAAGGCGTGGATGGGCATTGCCATTGATGAAGGCCATTTTGAGGGCGAAGACCTGTCGGGCCTCAACGTCGGTCTGATGGTCTATATCCCGGGCCGCATGGCGGACGGCGGCTGGCAGGTGGCGGCCTATGTGGACGATCGCGCCTCGGGCAAGGCTTACCAAGGGCTGCTGGAGATCTTCTCGGGCGCGGCGGGTGGCACCACGGGGCTGTTCACGCTTCTTGTGTCTGACATCGTGAATGCGGAACGCGAGAAGGTCGAGATCACCCGTGATGGCAACAAACGTGGGCTGTTTGTCGGCAAGAAGATCCAGGGCGAGGTCCAAATGCTTGATGGGGGCAACCCCGATCACCCGGTGATGATTACCAACTCCAAATACTGGATGGGCCCCGATATTATCGCGGCCAAGGGCCTCAAATCCCGTGTGCGGGACTTCGGCAAGATGTGGGATTTCTCCGGCAAATCCGCCGAGATTTGTCCGATTGACTGGTCCGGCTCTGCGGGCGGCAAGCGGTGA
- a CDS encoding Lrp/AsnC family transcriptional regulator codes for MISLDPMDAKILARLQQRCDEPLEELGQHVGLSRNAVWRRVKALEDRGVLTGRVAVVDPAAVGLGLMVFIQVRAAHHSADWLDQFRRAVRAMPEILGVYRMTGDLDYLIRARVADMADYDKLYQRLIARIEMGDVSASFVMEELKEGSALPL; via the coding sequence ATGATAAGTCTTGACCCAATGGACGCGAAGATACTCGCCCGTTTGCAACAGCGCTGCGATGAACCGCTAGAGGAACTTGGCCAGCACGTCGGCCTGTCCCGCAACGCCGTGTGGCGACGGGTGAAGGCGCTGGAGGATCGGGGCGTTCTGACCGGCCGCGTCGCCGTGGTGGACCCTGCCGCCGTAGGTCTTGGACTGATGGTGTTTATTCAAGTCCGCGCAGCGCATCATTCCGCCGATTGGCTGGATCAATTTCGCCGCGCCGTGCGTGCCATGCCCGAGATCTTGGGTGTCTACCGCATGACCGGCGATCTGGACTATCTAATCCGCGCGCGCGTCGCGGACATGGCCGATTATGACAAGCTATATCAACGCCTTATCGCCCGGATTGAAATGGGCGATGTCTCGGCCAGCTTCGTCATGGAGGAGTTGAAGGAGGGCAGCGCCCTCCCCCTTTGA
- a CDS encoding DinB family protein, which yields MISPDYARYMARYNAWQNQWMYQAADGLTEARREQDQGGFWGGIRTTLSHLFWGDTIWISRFDGGPGPTMAMDTSRGYDWPTLMAQRPQLDARIAAWAWSTDDSDFAGDFSWFSDAMQRDFTMPKAVCVMQLFNHQTHHRGQVHQMLTSLGVKTTDTDLPFMPDEVPEWL from the coding sequence GTGATCAGCCCCGACTACGCCCGCTATATGGCCCGCTACAACGCGTGGCAAAACCAGTGGATGTATCAGGCCGCCGATGGCCTGACCGAGGCGCGGCGCGAGCAAGACCAGGGCGGATTTTGGGGCGGCATCCGCACGACCCTGTCGCATCTGTTTTGGGGCGACACCATCTGGATTTCGCGCTTTGATGGCGGGCCGGGGCCTACCATGGCGATGGATACGTCGCGGGGCTATGATTGGCCCACGCTGATGGCGCAACGCCCCCAGCTTGACGCGCGGATCGCGGCTTGGGCGTGGTCCACTGACGATAGCGATTTTGCGGGCGATTTCAGCTGGTTCTCGGACGCAATGCAGCGCGATTTCACCATGCCCAAAGCGGTTTGCGTGATGCAGTTGTTCAACCACCAAACCCACCACCGAGGCCAGGTGCATCAGATGCTTACCAGCCTCGGCGTGAAAACCACGGACACCGATCTGCCGTTCATGCCGGACGAGGTGCCGGAATGGCTTTAG